A window from Mycolicibacterium tokaiense encodes these proteins:
- a CDS encoding (2Fe-2S)-binding protein — protein MNIDLTVNGAHRDVDVDVRATLLDVLRERLGLTGTKKGCDHGLCGACTVSVDGERVLSCLTLAVSVDGAEVLTIEGLSGATELSPLQEAFCRHDGFQCGYCTPGQISSAHAMLREHARGDLSAQSFETPGCAALSDAEIRERMAGNICRCGAYANIVAAIREAGS, from the coding sequence ATGAACATCGACCTCACCGTCAACGGCGCGCACCGGGACGTCGACGTCGACGTCCGCGCCACCTTGCTCGACGTGCTGCGCGAACGACTCGGCCTGACGGGTACCAAGAAGGGTTGCGACCACGGCCTCTGCGGCGCCTGCACGGTGTCGGTGGACGGTGAGCGGGTCCTGAGTTGTCTGACACTGGCGGTCTCCGTCGACGGCGCCGAGGTGCTGACCATCGAAGGCCTTTCCGGTGCAACAGAACTCAGCCCGCTGCAGGAGGCGTTCTGCAGGCACGACGGGTTCCAGTGTGGGTACTGCACACCGGGACAGATCTCCTCGGCGCACGCCATGCTGCGCGAACACGCCCGCGGTGATCTCAGCGCACAATCCTTCGAGACCCCGGGTTGCGCCGCCCTCTCCGATGCCGAGATCCGGGAACGGATGGCGGGCAACATCTGCCGTTGCGGCGCCTACGCCAACATCGTCGCCGCCATCCGGGAGGCCGGCTCATGA
- a CDS encoding potassium/proton antiporter yields the protein MTLQQLYAALLIGGLVLLFSIVGTRVATRVGFPALLFFLLVGVLLGEDVLGLDFDNAELARNVGTAALAVILVEGGLTTRFGDIRSMLAPAAALATVGVVISTVVTAVGAHVLLRMDWQLAFLLGAIVSSTDAAAVFSVLRLIPLPRRVAGLLEAESGFNDAPAVILVLTFSVVPFVFEPETAVAVIAYELIAGVVIGLVCGFVGAVLIRRVALPASGLYPILIFGLGMVAFASAGTAHASGFLAAYLAAVVLANAGLPHRSATRSFAEGLGWLAQIGLFVILGLLINPSELLPDVVPAIVIGLVLLFVARPISVVVSLVAFRIPWREQLFLSCAGLRGAVPIVLTTFPIVAGVPDSYRLLNIVFVLVVVFTLIQGPSLRPVARGLGLISRETTREIQVEAAPLDVLDAELLTMTVAPDSRLHNVTVLELRLPDPSVITLIIRDEHTFVPLPDTRIESGDELLIVTTSKTRAAAERRLRAVSRRGKLAYWFGEYGEAH from the coding sequence ATGACCTTGCAGCAGCTGTACGCGGCGTTGCTGATCGGTGGTCTGGTGCTGCTGTTCAGCATCGTCGGCACCCGGGTGGCCACCCGGGTCGGGTTCCCGGCGCTGCTGTTCTTCCTGCTCGTCGGCGTGTTGCTGGGCGAGGACGTGCTGGGACTGGACTTCGACAACGCCGAGCTGGCCCGCAACGTCGGCACCGCGGCGCTGGCGGTGATCCTGGTCGAGGGCGGGCTCACCACCAGATTCGGCGACATCCGCAGCATGCTGGCGCCCGCGGCGGCGCTGGCCACGGTGGGCGTGGTGATCAGCACCGTGGTCACCGCCGTCGGTGCGCATGTCCTGCTGCGAATGGACTGGCAGCTGGCGTTCTTGCTGGGCGCGATCGTGTCCTCGACCGACGCCGCGGCGGTCTTCTCGGTGCTGCGCCTGATTCCGCTGCCGCGCCGGGTGGCCGGACTGCTGGAAGCGGAATCCGGCTTCAACGACGCCCCCGCGGTGATCCTGGTGCTGACCTTCTCGGTGGTGCCCTTCGTCTTCGAACCCGAGACCGCGGTGGCGGTGATCGCCTACGAGCTGATCGCGGGCGTGGTGATCGGTCTGGTCTGCGGATTCGTCGGCGCCGTCCTGATCCGCCGGGTGGCTCTGCCGGCATCGGGGCTGTACCCGATCCTGATCTTCGGGCTGGGGATGGTGGCGTTCGCGTCGGCGGGCACCGCACACGCGAGTGGTTTCCTGGCGGCGTACCTGGCAGCGGTGGTGCTGGCCAACGCCGGCCTGCCCCACCGATCGGCCACCCGGTCGTTTGCCGAAGGTCTGGGCTGGCTGGCCCAGATCGGGTTGTTCGTGATCCTGGGGCTGTTGATCAATCCCAGTGAGCTGCTGCCAGACGTGGTACCGGCCATCGTCATCGGCCTGGTCCTGTTGTTCGTGGCGCGGCCGATCTCGGTGGTGGTGTCGCTGGTCGCGTTCCGGATCCCGTGGCGGGAGCAGCTCTTCCTGTCCTGCGCGGGCCTGCGCGGCGCGGTACCCATCGTGTTGACGACGTTTCCCATCGTCGCGGGGGTGCCCGACAGCTACCGGCTGCTGAACATCGTCTTCGTGCTGGTGGTGGTGTTCACCTTGATCCAGGGGCCGAGCCTGCGGCCCGTCGCCCGGGGTTTGGGCCTGATCTCACGCGAGACCACCCGCGAGATCCAGGTCGAGGCGGCCCCGTTGGACGTCCTGGACGCCGAACTGCTGACGATGACGGTGGCGCCGGACTCGCGACTGCACAACGTGACGGTGCTCGAACTGCGGCTGCCCGATCCCAGCGTCATCACCCTGATCATCCGGGATGAGCACACCTTCGTTCCGCTGCCGGACACCCGGATCGAAAGCGGGGACGAGCTGTTGATCGTCACCACCTCCAAGACCCGCGCCGCCGCGGAGCGCCGGTTGCGCGCCGTGAGCCGGCGCGGGAAGCTGGCCTACTGGTTCGGCGAGTATGGAGAAGCGCACTGA
- a CDS encoding xanthine dehydrogenase family protein molybdopterin-binding subunit, with translation MSIPISEPTAFQGARPARPFYNPGVHIGRPVDRVEGAQKVTGQARYTADTPMDGLAYAVLVQSQVHRGTVTRESLADSADRAATAPGVLHVLTPLNCPTLAPPPEDMTWDLPIERRPPLADLTVQYAGQHMAVVVADTWENATAAATEFDLRYDEAESDGVGVRSGSYHPDHFVKLEHELLQDSRGHRPTDAVHRVEAVFHTPVNAHYPIELSAVIAAWDADTLTVHDSTRWITGERRVLAAWLGLSESRIRIVSPLVGGAFGSKSFLWMHVILTAVAARQVGRPVKLVLTRNQMFTSTGHRPRTEQRVVLAADADGLLLSTEHHTDTDTSTVAHFCEPAGLSSRILYRSPHLDVSHRTTRINAPTPCFMRGPGEAPGLFALEVAMDELALTAGLDPVELRVRNHTGIDQAGGRPWSAEHLLDCYRIGAQRFGWQDRPLQPRRLQRNGIQIGTGMATATYPGRRMPASCRVRTLADGRVQFASATHEVGTGVRTVMTQIAADACGLPIEQVEFLSGDSSFPDAPYSGASQTTATVGSAVLQAAQEWRRRTDAGEPGDFTVTSAPGESELPSQSFGAHFCEVEVDEDLGRVTVTRWVAVMDCGRVLNPKLARNQVMGGILFGVGMALLEEVPYDPRTHQLIGEYYVPTHADRPVFDISFVDGDDQALNPVGVRGIGEIGACGVPAAIANAVFHATGRRLRSLPITLEDLMRPFEASTS, from the coding sequence ATGTCGATACCCATCTCGGAACCCACTGCGTTCCAGGGGGCGCGGCCCGCCCGGCCGTTCTACAATCCCGGCGTGCACATCGGCCGACCCGTCGACCGCGTCGAAGGCGCGCAGAAGGTGACCGGGCAGGCGCGCTACACCGCGGACACCCCGATGGACGGACTGGCATACGCCGTGCTGGTGCAGTCGCAGGTGCACCGTGGAACGGTCACCCGGGAGTCGCTGGCCGACAGCGCCGATCGGGCCGCCACCGCGCCCGGCGTGCTGCACGTCCTGACTCCGCTGAACTGCCCCACCCTGGCGCCACCACCGGAGGACATGACCTGGGACCTGCCCATCGAACGGCGGCCACCGCTGGCTGACCTGACGGTGCAGTACGCGGGCCAGCACATGGCCGTGGTGGTGGCCGACACCTGGGAGAACGCCACCGCCGCCGCCACGGAATTCGATCTGCGCTACGACGAGGCCGAATCCGACGGCGTGGGGGTGCGCTCCGGCAGCTACCACCCCGACCACTTCGTCAAACTCGAGCACGAGTTACTCCAGGACAGCCGCGGCCACCGGCCCACCGACGCAGTGCACCGGGTGGAGGCGGTGTTCCACACCCCGGTCAATGCGCACTATCCGATCGAGCTGTCGGCGGTCATCGCGGCTTGGGACGCCGACACCCTGACCGTGCACGACAGCACCCGGTGGATCACCGGCGAGCGACGGGTGCTGGCCGCCTGGCTGGGCCTGTCGGAGAGCCGGATCCGCATCGTGTCCCCCCTGGTGGGTGGCGCGTTCGGGTCCAAGAGCTTTCTCTGGATGCACGTGATCCTGACCGCGGTGGCGGCCCGCCAGGTGGGCCGCCCGGTCAAGCTGGTCCTGACCCGCAACCAGATGTTCACCTCCACCGGGCACCGGCCACGCACCGAACAGCGGGTGGTCCTGGCGGCCGACGCGGACGGGCTGCTGCTCAGCACCGAACACCACACCGATACCGACACCTCCACGGTGGCGCATTTCTGTGAGCCCGCCGGGCTGTCCAGCCGGATCCTGTACCGCTCACCACATCTGGACGTATCCCATCGCACCACCCGGATCAACGCGCCCACACCGTGTTTCATGCGCGGCCCCGGCGAGGCACCGGGTCTGTTCGCCCTCGAGGTGGCAATGGACGAACTCGCCCTGACCGCCGGTCTGGACCCTGTGGAACTGCGGGTGCGCAACCACACCGGCATCGACCAGGCCGGCGGACGGCCCTGGTCGGCCGAGCACCTGCTGGACTGCTACCGCATCGGCGCGCAGCGGTTCGGCTGGCAGGATCGCCCGCTGCAGCCGCGTCGCCTGCAGCGCAACGGAATTCAGATCGGGACCGGTATGGCCACCGCCACCTACCCTGGCCGGCGGATGCCCGCGTCGTGCCGGGTGCGCACCCTGGCCGACGGTCGGGTGCAGTTCGCGTCGGCCACCCACGAAGTGGGCACCGGGGTCCGCACCGTGATGACACAGATTGCCGCCGACGCATGCGGCCTGCCGATCGAGCAGGTCGAATTCCTCTCGGGCGATTCGTCTTTCCCGGATGCTCCCTACAGCGGGGCTTCCCAGACCACCGCCACGGTCGGCTCCGCGGTGCTGCAGGCAGCCCAGGAGTGGCGGCGCCGGACCGATGCCGGTGAACCGGGCGATTTCACGGTCACCAGCGCTCCGGGGGAATCCGAGCTGCCCTCACAGTCTTTCGGCGCCCACTTCTGCGAAGTAGAAGTCGACGAGGATCTCGGCCGCGTCACCGTCACCAGGTGGGTGGCGGTGATGGACTGCGGCCGCGTGCTCAATCCGAAACTCGCCCGCAACCAGGTGATGGGCGGCATCCTGTTCGGCGTCGGCATGGCATTGCTGGAAGAGGTTCCCTACGATCCGCGGACCCATCAGCTGATCGGGGAGTACTACGTACCCACCCATGCCGACCGCCCGGTCTTCGACATCAGCTTCGTCGACGGCGACGACCAGGCCCTCAACCCCGTCGGGGTCCGCGGCATCGGTGAGATCGGCGCGTGCGGGGTGCCCGCCGCGATCGCCAACGCCGTCTTCCACGCCACCGGCCGTCGACTGCGCAGCCTACCCATCACCCTCGAGGACCTGATGCGTCCGTTCGAAGCGAGCACCTCATGA
- a CDS encoding peptide chain release factor 3 has protein sequence MSENVPGVRTAADGTTSGRISDEARRRRTFAVISHPDAGKSTLTEALVLHARIITEAGAIHGKAGRRSTVSDWMEMEKARGISITSTALQFPYSTGGQDCVINLLDTPGHADFSEDTYRVLTAVDCAVMLIDAAKGLEPQTLKLFQVCKHRGIPIITVINKWDRPGRHALELMDEINERIGLKTTPLTWPVGIAGDFKGVLDRRTGTFIRFTRTAGGATAAPEEHISPDRAHDAAGDDWDTAVEESELLEADGADYDEETFLGGISTPVLFTSAALNFGVNQLLDVLVQLAPPPSGQPDVDGNRRSPESPFSAFVFKVQAGMDSSHRDRIAYARVVSGTFERGDVLTHAATGKPFVTKYAQSVFGQNRSTLDSAWPGDVIGLANANVLRPGDTLFRDVAVRYPPIPSFSPEHFSVARGKDPSKHKQFRKGIEQLEQEGVVQVLRSDRRGDQSPVLAAVGPMQFEVASHRMAAELSAPISLEPLPYQVARAVHPDDADFVNRQPSAEVLTRSDGVMLALFSTRWRLEGFQRDHPKIRLSSLVAAGDA, from the coding sequence ATGAGCGAGAACGTCCCTGGTGTCCGGACGGCCGCCGACGGGACGACTTCTGGTCGCATCTCCGACGAAGCGCGCCGCCGCCGGACCTTCGCAGTGATCAGTCACCCCGACGCCGGTAAGTCCACCTTGACCGAGGCGTTGGTGTTGCACGCCCGCATCATCACCGAGGCCGGGGCCATCCACGGCAAGGCGGGCCGCCGCTCCACCGTGTCGGACTGGATGGAGATGGAGAAGGCCCGCGGCATCTCCATCACCTCGACGGCGCTGCAGTTCCCGTATTCGACGGGCGGGCAGGACTGTGTGATCAACCTGCTGGACACCCCCGGCCACGCCGACTTCTCCGAGGACACCTACCGCGTCCTGACCGCGGTGGACTGCGCCGTGATGCTGATCGACGCGGCCAAGGGACTGGAGCCGCAGACCCTCAAGCTGTTCCAGGTGTGCAAGCACCGCGGCATCCCGATCATCACCGTGATCAACAAGTGGGACCGCCCGGGCCGGCACGCCCTGGAGCTGATGGACGAGATCAACGAGCGCATCGGCTTGAAGACCACACCCCTGACCTGGCCGGTGGGCATCGCCGGTGATTTCAAAGGTGTGCTGGACCGTCGCACCGGCACCTTCATCCGCTTCACCCGCACCGCGGGTGGGGCCACCGCCGCCCCCGAGGAGCACATCTCCCCCGACCGGGCCCACGACGCCGCGGGCGACGACTGGGACACCGCCGTCGAGGAATCCGAACTGCTGGAGGCCGACGGCGCCGATTACGACGAGGAGACGTTCCTCGGCGGCATCTCGACGCCGGTGCTGTTCACCTCGGCCGCCCTGAACTTCGGGGTGAACCAGCTTCTCGACGTGCTGGTGCAGTTGGCGCCGCCGCCCAGCGGTCAGCCGGACGTCGACGGCAACCGCCGCTCGCCGGAATCACCGTTCAGCGCGTTCGTTTTCAAGGTGCAGGCCGGGATGGACTCCTCGCACCGGGACCGCATCGCCTACGCCAGGGTGGTCTCGGGGACCTTCGAACGCGGCGATGTGCTGACCCATGCGGCCACCGGTAAACCGTTCGTCACCAAGTACGCCCAGTCGGTCTTCGGCCAGAACCGCTCCACCCTCGACAGCGCCTGGCCCGGTGACGTCATCGGCCTGGCCAACGCCAACGTGCTGCGTCCCGGTGACACCTTGTTCCGCGATGTCGCGGTGCGCTACCCGCCGATCCCCAGCTTCTCCCCCGAGCACTTCTCCGTCGCCCGCGGCAAGGACCCCAGCAAGCACAAGCAGTTCCGCAAGGGTATCGAGCAGCTCGAGCAGGAGGGCGTGGTGCAGGTGCTGCGGTCGGATCGCCGCGGCGACCAGTCCCCGGTGCTGGCCGCCGTCGGTCCCATGCAGTTCGAGGTGGCCAGCCACCGGATGGCCGCCGAGCTGTCCGCGCCGATCTCGTTGGAGCCGTTGCCCTATCAGGTGGCCCGCGCGGTGCACCCCGACGATGCCGATTTTGTGAACCGGCAGCCGTCGGCCGAAGTGCTCACCCGGTCCGACGGTGTGATGCTGGCGCTGTTCTCCACCCGGTGGCGTCTGGAAGGGTTCCAGCGCGACCACCCGAAGATCCGGCTGAGCTCGCTGGTCGCCGCCGGCGACGCCTGA
- a CDS encoding potassium channel family protein, which translates to MRIAIAGAGNVGRSVARELLDYGHQLLLVEKERRRFEPHSVPAADWLLGDACELSTLEEAGAQTCDVLIAATGDDKANLVVGLLAKTEFGVDRVVARINEVDNEWLFSQAWGIDVAVSAPGALVAGVEGAIDIGHLVRLMGFREGQAELTKLTLPADNPLVGAQVGVLRLPANTALVTLLRGSEVILPGPGHVLEAGDEMVFVANSSAEQSVRDAIGGAELLRARVEHE; encoded by the coding sequence CTGCGGATTGCGATCGCCGGGGCGGGCAACGTCGGCCGCTCGGTGGCGCGGGAACTGCTGGACTACGGACACCAGCTGCTCCTGGTCGAGAAGGAACGCCGCCGCTTCGAACCGCATTCCGTGCCCGCCGCGGACTGGCTGCTGGGTGACGCCTGCGAGCTGTCCACCCTGGAGGAGGCCGGCGCCCAGACCTGCGATGTCCTGATTGCCGCGACCGGTGACGACAAGGCCAACCTGGTGGTGGGGCTGCTGGCCAAGACCGAGTTCGGCGTCGACCGGGTGGTGGCCCGCATCAACGAGGTGGACAACGAGTGGCTGTTCAGCCAGGCCTGGGGCATCGACGTCGCGGTGTCCGCGCCCGGGGCACTGGTGGCCGGGGTGGAAGGTGCCATCGACATCGGGCACCTGGTCCGGCTGATGGGGTTCCGGGAGGGCCAGGCGGAGCTGACCAAACTGACGCTGCCCGCCGACAACCCATTGGTCGGCGCACAGGTGGGGGTCCTGCGGCTACCGGCGAACACCGCGTTGGTGACGCTGCTGCGCGGGTCCGAGGTCATCCTGCCCGGGCCCGGCCACGTGCTGGAGGCCGGCGACGAGATGGTGTTCGTCGCCAACAGCTCGGCCGAACAGTCGGTCCGCGATGCCATCGGTGGGGCCGAGCTGCTGCGCGCGCGGGTGGAGCACGAGTGA